Genomic window (Prevotella melaninogenica ATCC 25845):
CTTCAAGTTTGCATCTGGCACCTTCTTATAATAGTAAACCAGTGCAATGGCTGGAATACAAAGGAGGTTGAGTAGGTGCACACCAATTGACAGACCAGTCATATAGGTAATCAGTATCAACCAACGGTCAGAATGAGGCTTGTCTGCATTATCTTCCCATTTCAATATAAGCCAGAAAACAACAGCTGTAAACGCTGATGAATAGGCATATACCTCGCCCTCAACTGCTGAGAACCAGAAAGTGTCACTGAAAGTATAAATCAGTGCACCAACAAGGCCTGCACCTTCGATGGCGATAGTTTTTGCAAGTGAAGGAGCTTCACCATCACGCACAATCAGTCTACGTGAGAGGTGGGTAATGGTCCAAAATAGGAACATGATACACGTTGCAGAAAGCAATGCGCTCATGGTGTTAACCATACGTGCTACCTCTGTTGGGTCGCTTGCAAAATGTGAGAAAAGATTGGCTGTAAGCATAAAGAATGGTGCCCCAGGAGGGTGTCCAATCTCCAGTTTATAGCCTGTTGTAATGAATTCGGGACAGTCCCAGAAACTGGCTGTCGGTTCAATTGTGGAACAGTAGACGAAGGCTGCAATAAAGAATGCAAGCCATCCGACGATGTTGTCCACCAGTCTGAATTGTTTCATTTATACGATTAGAATTTACTGTCTACTCATCTTTCTCGGATAAGCAGAGATTTTTATTTCGAAATAATCACTGCAAAGATAATAATATTAATCAAAACAACATAAAGAGAGTGGAGAAATTATAATAAAATGTGATGAAAAGAACATGACTAACGTTTGGAATTGACTTTATTTGCTTGGGTTAAAGCATAAAGGTAAGATTATATAAATGTGTTTTTTGAAGTTTTCACACTCGAATAGAAGGATTATTTTACACATCTTACAAGAGTATTTTTTATTTTAAGTTGCTGTCACTTTTAACATTTCATGTAATACTGCTGTAAACTAAGAAGTTATATGATGATTTTGGATGACAGTAGTGACAGCAAAATTATTTTTAGAGAAATACTTTGTTCTCTGAATACAGAAGTTGGACGCATTAAAGTGCATTCGGTTAATATAGATATACCAATAAGTTTTAGGGAAACGCAAATGATAGTGTTTAAGAAGGATGATTAAACTATTCGAATGTTTGATATGAGTATTCATTCTTTTACATCTTGATATAAGTTTGCATATAGAAACTTTAAAATACTTGTAGTGTTGCTTAGCACATATTGTGCTGTTGGTAAGCACCATTGGTGCGAACTACTAACACCAATGGGATGGAGTACTTTTCACTTAGCTATAAGTTGTCAAATTGGACTGGAGTGATAAAAAAAACAAAGGGTATGGTTGTCTTGCTGTTAAAGGATGCACGAAGTAGCAGTTTGTAGCCCAATATACATCTGCCTCTTACATGATTGAAAACACGACTAATACCCTGCATTCTCACGCTATTCTCCCCAAGCATGGTGTCATCTATAATGAAAGGCGAGATAACAAGTGACTGATGCCAAACTTGCCAAAAAGATGAAATAAATCATCACTCATTCGGGTTTTAACACTCAAACGTTTGGATAACTCATTTATTTTCTTTATTTTTGCTTCCATAATAGTTTTGTTGTCTTGTCTTTAAAATCAGTTGTTTAGCGATTACTAATTTACAAAGAAAATTCGACAAACTGTTATTTTTCTATCTATTTATTTGGGTGGGAAACTTTAGTTAAATCATTTAAATACGAATAATTTTAAAAGAAAGTGTTGATTATGAATATACTTGAAACTAACCATCTCACTTTTAACTACAGAAATCATTCTGTATTAGAAGACATTAACTTGAAGATTCCAGAAGGTTCCATTTATGGATACTTAGGCAAGAATGGAGAGGGTAAATCAACAACGATAAAGATACTTTTAGGATTGGAGCAAACTAAAATAAATACGGTATTTTTCAATAAAAAAGAATTTCATTCCAACAGATTGCATATCCTTCAAAATATAGGATGCTTGATTGAACATCCATTCTTCTATGCAGATTTGAGTGCCTATGAGAATCTAAACTATTTGGATATACTATATCATTGTGGACAAAAACGCATTCAAGAGGTTCTAGAGCTTGTGAATTTGACTAAAGATAAAGACAAAAAAGTTAGAAAATATTCTACAGGAATGAAACAACGCTTGGGAATTGCGATGGCAATGTTTCATAATCCTAAATTACTCATTCTTGACGAACCACTCAATGGACTAGATCCTCAAGGTGTTTTTGAAATGAGAGAGCTAATGCTCAAACTTAAAAGTAAAGGAAAAACTATTTTCATTTCAGGACATATCTTAGCTGAAATGGAGAAAATATGCACACACATCGGAATATTAAATAATAAAAGATTATTGTTTCAAGGAGAAATTAATAGTCTACTCAATCAGAAAAAGCAATCTTATTTAATACATACGGACCAACCGGAACGATGCATGAAGATATGTAAAGAACACTTGATTCCCACAAAAAGGATCTCTGATGGAACGCTTATTATAGAAATAGAGCAAGATGGTTCCTTTGACAGTTTTAAAAAATTAATGCAACAAAACCACATTCAAATTTTATTTGCAGATACATACCAAGAAAATTTGGAGTCTGTATTCCTTCATCTAATAAAAACCGACTTATGAAACCTATATCGTTCTTTACTATTCTTAAAAGTGAACACTATAAATTAAGATTTAATATTGCCATTTGGCTCTTCTTGTTATTTCCTTTGTTCATGACTTTATGCATTGATATATATGTTTTGTTTAAACATGCTGATGCTGTCAATAATCCAACAATAACTTTTGATTATAATCCTTGGGTATGGGTATTGGGTAGATACATCTTCGACTTCTATGCTCTGCTTTATCCAATTCTTGCAGCCATTTTGAGTTATTCTTTATGCGATGTAGAATATAAGAATTATGGATTTAGACTTCTTTTTACAAGACCAATTAGCAAGCTGACAATTTATTCGAGCAAAATGGTCTTCCTTTTAGAGATTAATTTTATTTCTTTCCTCATAGGTTATCTTGCTTTCCTTCTGTCTGGTTTTGCTCTGGATAAGTTATTACCTGGATATGAATTCTCCAGTTATAATGTTAATAACCTAACAGCTTTTTATTTCTCATATTTGTTTATAGCACTTTCTGCTGTTTCAATTATGCAATATTATCTTAGTTTGATCTTTAAGAGTTTTGTTTTACCTATCGGGTTTGCTGGTTTCATGACGATCTTTGGGGTTATTGCTCAAAATAAAGATTATATCTATCTTATACCCTATGGTACAGTGTGGAGATTAAACTATGGTTTTTATAGTGGGATAATAGACTTTTCGAAAGGCGAATACTTAAACATATCCTGTGTGTTATTCTTTATCATTATTTCATTTTTTGTATTTATAAGGAAAAAATAAAAGATACCCTTCGGTAAAAAAATCAAATAATTAATTAATAAACAAGATTTTGGAGAAGTTACAGAAATTAGCACTTAAAAAGAGCAGTTCATTACTACACTAGTGAATCTTATTAATATTGACATTCTGAACAAATTCAACTTTAGAGTCATCAGATTTATACTTAAAACAAAACGTGGCCCCTAGCGTAATATTAGGGTGATAATAATATAATAACTTAAATTTATGAAAAAATTACAGAAATTAGTACTAAAGAAAGACGTTATTACTTCTTTAGGTAAAAGTGAACAAGCAAATTTGAAAGGTGGAATAGCAGGACGTTCCATGCGGGAGTTCCTGCCATAGTTGATAAGGAAGATTCTTACAGGTATATCTCCTAAGTGTCCGTTGAGTTGAATATATCGACATTTATACTTACGACAGTTCTTTCCTCGTTCGCGTTCATAGGTGGCAATGAGTTCTGCCGCATTTTTCTTCCTGCCTGATACGGTGTATTTTGTCTTTCCCATTTTTGCAAGTCCAACAATGTGCATTGCCCCTTTACCTATGCTTCTAACACATGTCATAAGTTGCTCGCAGGTGAACCAACTATCGGTAATCACATACTTCGCATGCAAGCCCATCTTCCATCCACGGCGAAGCATATCCATGGCAACTTCCATCTTAGACATCTTACACTCTTGAAAGCACTTATAATCGGGGTTGCCAGTATTCCTCTTAATATGATATGCCTTTCTATATTGCTGTTTTGTCAACCCACAGTCGCCTTGTTTCCCTTTTTCCTGATGCAGTGAAAAATCAAAGGGTATGGTTGTCTTGCCGTCAAAGAATGCACAAAGTAGCAGTTTGTAGCCCAATACGCACCTACCTTTTACATGGTCGTAAACACGACTGATACCCTCCATTCTCACGCCACTCTTCTCAAGCACTGTGTCATCTATAATGAAACATGTCGTGGTATTGGATTGAGGAGCTTCGCTATACTTACGTAAAAGGCACATATAACGCGGGGCAAAGTGGTTCATCAAACGTCTCCAATCCATCTGTGGGCGAATCATCATGCGATAGAAACAGTTTTTACCATGATTTGAAAGCTCATATATCTTATGCTTGCATATGCGGTGGATGCTCTCACCGACAATGCGGAAGAGGCAAAGAGAAAGGATTAATTCCGAAGCCGAAACTCCGTCATGTTTCTCCAATGACAGGCGAGATAACAAGTGACCAATGTCAAACTTGCCAAAAAGATGAAATAAATCATCACTCATTCGAGTTTTAACACTCAAAAGTTTGAATAACTCACTTATTTTCTTTATTTTAGCTTCCATAATAGTTTTGTTGTCTTGTTTTTAAAATCAGTTGTTTAGCGATTACTAATTTACAAAGAAAATTCGACAAACTGTTATCTTTCTTTTTATTAGGGTGGGAAACTTTAGTATATCATTAATGTCCCGATTTTAACGGGACACTAATGACTCGAGAACAAAGATGTCAAACGTGTCATAAAAAAGGATAAAAATATCTTCGAGAATGATAGTATTTAATAAAAAAATGATGATCTTTCTGAAAAGACAGCCTATTTCAAATAGGCTGTCCAAAGGGCTTGCAGATCTTTTAAAAGAAGGAATCACTGTTAATGGACAATGTATTTTCTTTAAACGTTTTTATGTCAATAATCCACATATAACATTAGATTTGTTTGATGATATGACGGCGTATGAATGTTTTCTCAATAATGTCCACATTGAGGATTTTTGTCGTAAGGATATTGTATCAAATGCTTTTATTTTTGCAGATAGACTGGAGAATATACTTAAAGAAATGAAATGTGGATATGAGATTATATTAACCATACAAAGAGAGTCATGTGTACTTACATTCCATTCGTTGCATGAATCTGAAGCAGATTGGATGGACCTCAGTAAAATCGATGATTATAAATGTGGAATAGCTCTTTTTAGGTCTCAAGAGTAATGCTCCAAATCCGAGGACACCAAAATAAAAGATTAGTTACTTTATTGGTAGTAGGGTGAACTTTTTATAATAGTGTTGTGTGTCAAATAAGTGGTTTTGTGGATACCTGGATTTATTTTTGAATGTTGCAGTATGAAATCTATGAAGAGGAATACAAACAAATACGGACACACATAAGCGCGTGTCCGTAAATGATTTTAAGGTGTTAGACGTGAAGTCTGTCAACCCTATTAGTAAGTTAAAGCGTTTTTACAATAATGTCTGTTATGCGTTCTTGGTTTCAGTAACCGTTTCTTTACATAACTTCTCATTTGTTGTATTAACTGTATATTTATCTTCTCCTGCATAGAAACGGCGGTGTGCTTCCTCCTGGCGAGGTACAGAGAAGTTGCTAACACGTTTCATGTAACCAATGATGCGAGTGAGATAATCAACATTCTTAGAATGGCAATGTGGACATTCGTGCATATAACGTTTGTCTATGTGGCCGCAGTCGTTGCAGACGGTATTTGGAATGTTGAATGTGAAGTAGTTGCAACCTTCTTGTGCAGCGACACGCAACAACTGACGATACTGTGGCTCAGAGAGGTGCTCTTCGAGGTTCATGTGAAGTGCAGAACCACCAGTTAGATGTTCTATATAAGGTGCTCCGTGCAGTTTGAACTTGTCAAGAATCGTCAACGAGTTGTCCTCAACGCGATAGAAATAGCTGTTATAGCAGCTGCGTGGAACAAAATACCCATCTTCTGAATCCCATTTAGCATGCTTTACACCTACATTTTCAGCAGGAATCATCTCGCAGTTGAACATAGCTTCCTTTGTACGGAAGGCCTTATTCTGTGTTTCTATCAATCCAAGTACAGTCTGTACAAACTTCTTATACTCCTCATTCGGTGTGATGTCAAGTCCCATGAATTCTGCTGCTTCTACAAGACCATTGATACCAATAGTGAGATACTGGCGATCAATGTTGATGTATCCAGCATCAAAGAGTGGGAGCATGTGATTGCGCAGTAACTCCTTGAGGTTCTCATTGTATGCTAATTGTACCTTATGACACAACTCGATAATATGTGTCAGATACTCCTTGTAATCAAGGTTGTTGTTGACTGCAAACTGAATACAGCGATTGAGGTTGATTGTCAATACACTCTTTGATCCAGTTGAGACACCACCAGCACCGAGTGTATAGGAGAAGCCGTTATCTTGAATCTCATTACGCAGACGGCAGCATGAACTGAGTGAATCAGCATTATCACTCATATATGTGAAGAAACTATGTCCCTCAGAATACATCTTAGCGGCAAAGTCACCCCATTCCTTATCCTTGCAATCACCATTCTCTGCTAATAAAGCCATTGTTTCTACAGGGAAGGTGAGAACAGTCTTTAGACGCTCTTGGTTAAACCAAGTCATAAAGCGTTTCTGTAACCACGAAAGACTCTCCCAATCTGGCTGTGATCCATCTGGGAAATAGAAGTTTCCGAAGAGTGACTCGAAGTATGGGCGGTCATAATAAGAAATGTTCCAGAATACTGCTTGATAATTGCGGGCACCTGTAGGCTGGTTGAGTGAATAGACTATTTGCTCAAAATAATCAGTAATTACCTTGTCAATGGTACGCTTTCTTAGGCTAAGATCAACAATTTCATCAGCACGCTCCCAGTAGTCTTTACCATATTCCTTTTGGATAAAGTAGTTCATGTACATCAAGAATTCTGGCGTAGCGCAAGCTCCAGCGAGCATAGATGACACCATGAATACCATATTAATAAAGCCACCACAGAAACTTTTCAGATTTGTTGGCGCTGTCGAATTGCCACCAATTGAATTTGTACCACCAATAAGCCAAGGGTACATCGTGATGGATGCACAATAGTTGGCGAGGTTTGTCTCGTCATTCTTATATATAAAATGGTGGTTTAGAAGGTCAATGTACTCATCAGCCAAGTCCTTACCATACATCTTCTTAATACGATCAACAAGTAGTCTGCGATTGAGACGAATAAATCCTTGCTTAGGAAGTTCGCCAATAAGTGTTGCAATGTTCTTATGTTCAACATTTGCATTGGCATCAAATTTTGACCCCGTAGCTGCATTTGATGCAACACAATAGTCAGAAAGAAACTTCATTTTTTCAAGAGTTTCACGGTCTTCTGTGTGTTGCTGACGATAGACGATGAAACTTTTTGCTACTTGATAATAGCCTTCTTTCATAAGTGCCAACTCAACCTGATTCTGGATGTCTTCTACCTTGATGTCGTTTTGAATATTCAAGTTAGCGATGATTTTTGATAAAGTACCCAAATCAGTAGGTTCATTGACGCTTTCGAATGCCTTGAGAATAGCATTCATAATTTTGTCGAGGGAGAACCGATCCTTTGACCCATCACGTTTTGTGATTGTAAAGTTCTTCATTTCCATTGCTCATTTTATCTTTTTAGGTGTTTATAACTTTGTTGTTACTGTCTATCAGAAGGTGTAATTTTAATACACTGTTTTCTTGTGAAAGTTGTCTGTTTTGGATAACTTTTTTATTTTTTCTTCTTCAAAAGTTTTCCATTTTGATAAACTTTCTGTTGCAAATTTATATAAAACTATTCATTCAGCAAAAAATATTTGGACTAAAAAATATTGGATAAATTACTAATTTCCTGTACTTTTTCGCTTGGACTCTTGGTGGCAAAAGGGATTGATGTTTATTTCATTTCGAAGAATTTTTTTTTGAAGGATGTATCCTAAAGTTTAAGAAAATAATTATTTGAATTTTATGGAGAACCTATTTAAGTTAAGTCTATAATGATTTTTTTAGAATGACGCTTACATCCTTTAAGGTAGTTAGTTAAATATAGAGATTATTTCGTGGCTGTTATTTGTGTTACACATATAAATAATGTAATTTTGCAGGTGGAAACAATAAAGTTATGAAAGATATATCATTAATAGCCTTTGATGCAGATGATACTCTGTGGGAGTGTCAAACTTATTTTGAGGCGGTAGAGAAAGAGTATTGTGAGCTATTAAAGTCATACGCCTCAGCCGATGAAATTTCTAAAGCTCTTTTTGCTGTTGAAACAGCAAATATGCCACTTTTAGGTTATGGGAGTAAGGCTTTCTTATTATCTTTATTGGAGAATGCGATAGAGGTAAGTGGGGGAAGGTTAAAAGCAGATGAGGTTGAGAAGATTATAAAATTAGGTAAAGAACTTCTCCAATTACCAGGCAAGCCAATGGATGGAGTTGAAGAAACTTTGAAGGTTTTACGTGAGAGAGGAGAATACCATTTAGTTGTCTTTACAAAAGGTGAACTGCTTGATCAAGAAAATAAGTTTCATCGTTCAGGCTTAAAGCCATATTTTGATGATATTATAGTTGTCTCAGATAAGACAGAGGCATCTTATTACCAATTGTGTGAGAGGTTTTCTATTAATGTTGAGCAGTTATTGATGGTGGGTAATTCTTTTCGTTCGGATATAGAACCCGTATTAAAACTTGGTGGTTGGGCGGCTCATATTCCTTTTCATACAACATGGCAGCATGAAGTTGTAGAGGAGTATGAACACCCTCATTTGTTAAAGTTGGAGTATTTTACACAGTTGAAGCAAGTCTTGTAAACTTGTTTTGCTTTTACTTGCTGAAACTTTTGTAATTATTTCATTATATATCGAATATTTTGTGTAAGTTTGCAAATCGATTATTATAAGGAGATAAAATACTTTTTAAACAAATAGTAAGTTAGATGTTAGCACCACAAATAGAATATTCAGACCGAGAAGAGCGAATTGAGTTTATTCAAGAACGTTTCCATTGTAAAGCACCTTCGTGTGGCGGTTGTGGCTCATGTAATCTTCCTGATGGTGTACCAGCAGCAGAATATTTTGCAGATTACATTGATGGTAAGGTCGAATTTGTCAAACTCGCCGCGAAGATTTGGGAGTAGGGGGGCTTTCTCCTGCTTGACAATGTAATTCCAAGATAAAATATAGTCCTGATAATTTAGGGTTTCTGTGGGACGTCTTATTTTTTTAGATCTTCCAATTAGGTTATCAGAAACTTTTCTGATGCCATATAATGCAAAAAAGGTATGCCTCACGACATACCTTCTTCTGTGTTCTTAGTCATTCTATTAATTTGAGCCTCTTGTCGGATTCGAACCAACGACCCCGAGATTACAAATCACGTGCTCTGGCCAACTGAGCTAAAGAGGCGGGGTGGACAAGCGATTCCTATCGCACCGCTACAACCTTCTGCCCTTGCTACGTTCCCGTCCTGGGGGGTTCAAAGGGAGCTGGTCGTAAGAGACTTGCCCGTCTTCTACTTTACCATTGCTGTTAAAGCGGGTGCAAAGATACATAAATTATTTATTTCTGGCAAAGAGAAATCAAAACTTTTTCTGTTTTTAACAAAAAAACATAAATTTGGCAGTGTACTACATTATTTATAATAAATATTCCGTACTTTTGTATCATGATTTATGAAGATTTTAAACAGCTGACAGCTTATACTCGTTATGATGGTATTTATCTTGCTATCATTTGGGCAGCAAGTTTCGCATGCTTGTTGGGTATAACCATTCTGCCGGTTTTGGCACAATTTAGTTTTTTACTCTCTATTTCAACTCCTTTCTTTGTTGCTTATCGATTGAAGATTTTTCGTGAGGAGGGACGTAATGGAGTTATATCTTTTCGTCGTAGTCTTTTTTATTGTGTACGTGTTTTCTTTAATGCTGCAATTATCTTTAGCTTGCTGCAATGGCTTTATATGCACTATCTTGATAATGGGAAATTACTCATGATGGTTACTAATCTCTATTCCAGTAATGAGGGGAAAAGCACTCTCGCAGCTATAGGTGTTCCATATGACCAGTTTATTACAGCGTTGCCAGAGGCTTTTCAACCCTACTCGTTAGCCTCAAGCACTTTTGTTACTGCCGTAATGTTAGGTGGCTTATGCTCTCTATTTATTGCAGCTATTATGTCTAAGAAAGGCAAGAGACAGATATCTTAAATTTAAACTTAATAAACTCCTCATTTCTAATAGAAAACTCCTAATACAGAATATGGATATATCAGTAATTATTCCTCTTTACAATGAGGAAGAAAGTTTACCAGAATTACACGCGTGGATTCAGCGCGTGATGAACGCTAATGGCTTCACGTATGAAATAATATTTATCAATGACGGCTCTAAAGATAGGAGCTGGGATGTCATTGAGGATTTACATCATAAAGATGAGGAACATGTTCATGCGATAAAGTTCCGTCGTAACTATGGTAAGAGTCCTGCGCTCTACTGTGGCTTTAATGCTGCTCAAGGTGATGTTGTTATTACGATGGATGCTGACTTGCAGGATTCTCCTGACGAGATACCAGAACTTTATCGTATGATAATGGAGGAGAAGTACGACCTTGTCAGTGGTTATAAGCAGAAACGTTATGACCCATTGACAAAGACTATACCAACAAAACTTTTCAATGCCACGGCACGTAAGATTAGTGGTGTACATAATTTGCATGACTTTAATTGCGGCTTGAAAGCCTATCGCCGTGATGTTGTGAAGAATATTGAAGTATATGGTGAGATGCACCGTTATATCCCTTATCTTGCAAAAGAAGCAGGCTTCGTACGTATAGGTGAGAAGGTTGTACAACATCAAGCACGTAAGTATGGTAAATCAAAGTTTGGAATTAATCGTTTCTTCAATGGTTATCTTGACCTATTGACACTCTGGTTTCTCACCAACTTTGGTAAGAAGCCAATGCATGTCTTTGGTTTGATGGGCTCGTTTATGTTCTTCATTGGCTTTATAGCATTCCTTTGGCTGATTGTAGAAAAGGTTATTATGCTTGTTAATGGTGTATATGGCGACCTACTTTCTGATCATGCATCCTTCTTTATCGCTCTTGTTGCGATGGTATTGGGTACACAGCTTTTCCTTGCTGGCTTTATTGGCGACCTTATCAGTCGCAGTAATCCACGCAGAAATGACTATCAGATAGAGAAAGAAATGTAAGAGAAATCCCTCTTTCTGTAGTTTTTGATAGATGATTACAGCAACAGTCTCTTTTTATATGCCATACTTAATGGAGAGCTGTGAGAATAAGTTTGAAAACTCTTATCAACTGATGTTACTTATTTATATAATTCAATAGGAAATGAACTATAGCAAGATTAAACATATAGTAAGTAAAACTCTCTTGATTACTCTTCTCTTTGGAGGAGTAATTTGGATGAGTTCTTGTTCTGACATTGATTGTCCTGTAACCAATGGTGTATGGGCTAATTATGTTGTACAGGGCGATACTTTGCACGATACACTTACTATCTCGGCAATACGTCAGAACAAAACAGATACGATTTTGTTGAATAAACAGGTTAACACGACAAAATTCAGTTTGCCCATGAGCTATAGTGGCGATAGTGACAAGTTACGCTTTGTGTTCACAAGTAAGGCAGGTGTAACAACAGTTGATACTGTTACAG
Coding sequences:
- the nrdD gene encoding anaerobic ribonucleoside-triphosphate reductase, whose product is MEMKNFTITKRDGSKDRFSLDKIMNAILKAFESVNEPTDLGTLSKIIANLNIQNDIKVEDIQNQVELALMKEGYYQVAKSFIVYRQQHTEDRETLEKMKFLSDYCVASNAATGSKFDANANVEHKNIATLIGELPKQGFIRLNRRLLVDRIKKMYGKDLADEYIDLLNHHFIYKNDETNLANYCASITMYPWLIGGTNSIGGNSTAPTNLKSFCGGFINMVFMVSSMLAGACATPEFLMYMNYFIQKEYGKDYWERADEIVDLSLRKRTIDKVITDYFEQIVYSLNQPTGARNYQAVFWNISYYDRPYFESLFGNFYFPDGSQPDWESLSWLQKRFMTWFNQERLKTVLTFPVETMALLAENGDCKDKEWGDFAAKMYSEGHSFFTYMSDNADSLSSCCRLRNEIQDNGFSYTLGAGGVSTGSKSVLTINLNRCIQFAVNNNLDYKEYLTHIIELCHKVQLAYNENLKELLRNHMLPLFDAGYINIDRQYLTIGINGLVEAAEFMGLDITPNEEYKKFVQTVLGLIETQNKAFRTKEAMFNCEMIPAENVGVKHAKWDSEDGYFVPRSCYNSYFYRVEDNSLTILDKFKLHGAPYIEHLTGGSALHMNLEEHLSEPQYRQLLRVAAQEGCNYFTFNIPNTVCNDCGHIDKRYMHECPHCHSKNVDYLTRIIGYMKRVSNFSVPRQEEAHRRFYAGEDKYTVNTTNEKLCKETVTETKNA
- a CDS encoding HAD family hydrolase yields the protein MKDISLIAFDADDTLWECQTYFEAVEKEYCELLKSYASADEISKALFAVETANMPLLGYGSKAFLLSLLENAIEVSGGRLKADEVEKIIKLGKELLQLPGKPMDGVEETLKVLRERGEYHLVVFTKGELLDQENKFHRSGLKPYFDDIIVVSDKTEASYYQLCERFSINVEQLLMVGNSFRSDIEPVLKLGGWAAHIPFHTTWQHEVVEEYEHPHLLKLEYFTQLKQVL
- a CDS encoding DUF6452 family protein; the encoded protein is MNYSKIKHIVSKTLLITLLFGGVIWMSSCSDIDCPVTNGVWANYVVQGDTLHDTLTISAIRQNKTDTILLNKQVNTTKFSLPMSYSGDSDKLRFVFTSKAGVTTVDTVTVSKTNISHFESVDCSPAFFHTLTAVSAKGTRVSQVEISNPNVDYDGTKEHILITFTNP
- a CDS encoding DUF4199 domain-containing protein — its product is MIYEDFKQLTAYTRYDGIYLAIIWAASFACLLGITILPVLAQFSFLLSISTPFFVAYRLKIFREEGRNGVISFRRSLFYCVRVFFNAAIIFSLLQWLYMHYLDNGKLLMMVTNLYSSNEGKSTLAAIGVPYDQFITALPEAFQPYSLASSTFVTAVMLGGLCSLFIAAIMSKKGKRQIS
- a CDS encoding ABC transporter ATP-binding protein is translated as MNILETNHLTFNYRNHSVLEDINLKIPEGSIYGYLGKNGEGKSTTIKILLGLEQTKINTVFFNKKEFHSNRLHILQNIGCLIEHPFFYADLSAYENLNYLDILYHCGQKRIQEVLELVNLTKDKDKKVRKYSTGMKQRLGIAMAMFHNPKLLILDEPLNGLDPQGVFEMRELMLKLKSKGKTIFISGHILAEMEKICTHIGILNNKRLLFQGEINSLLNQKKQSYLIHTDQPERCMKICKEHLIPTKRISDGTLIIEIEQDGSFDSFKKLMQQNHIQILFADTYQENLESVFLHLIKTDL
- a CDS encoding glycosyltransferase family 2 protein, which codes for MDISVIIPLYNEEESLPELHAWIQRVMNANGFTYEIIFINDGSKDRSWDVIEDLHHKDEEHVHAIKFRRNYGKSPALYCGFNAAQGDVVITMDADLQDSPDEIPELYRMIMEEKYDLVSGYKQKRYDPLTKTIPTKLFNATARKISGVHNLHDFNCGLKAYRRDVVKNIEVYGEMHRYIPYLAKEAGFVRIGEKVVQHQARKYGKSKFGINRFFNGYLDLLTLWFLTNFGKKPMHVFGLMGSFMFFIGFIAFLWLIVEKVIMLVNGVYGDLLSDHASFFIALVAMVLGTQLFLAGFIGDLISRSNPRRNDYQIEKEM
- a CDS encoding ABC transporter permease, which translates into the protein MKPISFFTILKSEHYKLRFNIAIWLFLLFPLFMTLCIDIYVLFKHADAVNNPTITFDYNPWVWVLGRYIFDFYALLYPILAAILSYSLCDVEYKNYGFRLLFTRPISKLTIYSSKMVFLLEINFISFLIGYLAFLLSGFALDKLLPGYEFSSYNVNNLTAFYFSYLFIALSAVSIMQYYLSLIFKSFVLPIGFAGFMTIFGVIAQNKDYIYLIPYGTVWRLNYGFYSGIIDFSKGEYLNISCVLFFIIISFFVFIRKK